The Pangasianodon hypophthalmus isolate fPanHyp1 chromosome 5, fPanHyp1.pri, whole genome shotgun sequence genome includes a window with the following:
- the fzd7a gene encoding frizzled-7a, with amino-acid sequence MPRCAERVRFFLATLCLLCFSPSGAQYHGEKGISIPEHGFCQPISIPLCTDIAYNQTIMPNLLGHTNQEDAGLEVHQFYPLVKVQCSADLKFFLCSMYAPVCTVLEQAIPPCRSLCERARQGCEALMNKFGFQWPERLRCENFPVHGAGEICVGQNTSEAGSPTSDPTPYVPDLITLPPNAGRNPQQFTCPLQLKVPSYLNYYFMGEKDCGAPCEPSKPNGLMYFREEEVKFGRLWVGIWSILCCVSTLFTVLTYLVDMRRFRYPERPIIFLSGCYFMVAVAYAAGFFLEDKVVCIDKFNEDGYKTVAQGTKKEGCTILFMILYFFGMASSIWWVILSLTWFLSAGMKWGHEAIEANSQYFHLAAWAVPAVKTITILAMGQVDGDLLTGVCYVGIYSVASLRGFVLAPLFVYLFIGTSFLLAGFVSLFRIRTIMKHDGTKTEKLEKLMVRIGVFSVLYTVPATIVIACYFYEQAFREHWEKTWHMQTCKRFAVPCPAGNFAPMSPDFTVFMIKYLMTMIVGITSGFWIWSGKTLQSWRRFYKRLSNSNQGETTV; translated from the coding sequence ATGCCGCGGTGTGCGGAACGTGTGCGCTTCTTCCTCGCGACTTTGTGCCTTTTGTGCTTCAGCCCGAGCGGCGCTCAGTACCATGGTGAGAAGGGCATCTCGATCCCGGAGCACGGATTCTGCCAGCCCATCTCCATTCCTCTGTGCACGGACATTGCGTACAATCAGACCATCATGCCCAACCTTCTGGGTCACACCAACCAGGAGGACGCAGGGCTGGAGGTGCACCAGTTCTACCCGCTGGTGAAAGTGCAGTGCTCGGCTGACCTCAAGTTCTTCCTGTGCTCCATGTACGCGCCCGTGTGCACGGTGCTGGAGCAGGCCATCCCGCCGTGTCGCTCTCTGTGCGAGCGGGCCAGGCAGGGCTGTGAGGCGCTCATGAACAAGTTCGGCTTCCAGTGGCCCGAGCGCCTGCGCTGCGAGAACTTCCCGGTACACGGCGCGGGTGAGATCTGCGTGGGCCAGAACACGTCAGAGGCCGGAAGTCCGACGTCCGACCCGACACCGTACGTGCCCGACCTGATCACACTGCCGCCCAATGCAGGTAGAAACCCTCAGCAGTTCACTTGCCCGCTGCAGCTCAAAGTGCCCTCGTACCTCAACTACTACTTCATGGGCGAGAAGGACTGCGGCGCGCCGTGTGAGCCCTCCAAGCCCAACGGGCTCATGTACTTCCGGGAAGAAGAGGTGAAGTTTGGACGCCTCTGGGTGGGCATCTGGTCCATTCTGTGCTGCGTGAGCACCCTCTTCACTGTGCTCACCTATCTGGTGGACATGAGGCGATTCCGCTATCCGGAGAGGCCCATCATCTTCCTGTCCGGCTGCTATTTCATGGTGGCCGTGGCCTACGCAGCGGGCTTCTTCCTTGAGGACAAAGTGGTTTGCATCGACAAATTCAACGAGGATGGTTACAAGACGGTGGCGCAGGGTACAAAGAAGGAAGGATGCACCATCCTCTTCATGATCCTCTACTTCTTCGGCATGGCGAGCTCCATCTGGTGGGTCATCCTGTCCCTCACGTGGTTCCTCTCAGCCGGCATGAAGTGGGGCCACGAGGCCATCGAGGCCAACTCGCAGTACTTCCATCTGGCAGCGTGGGCCGTTCCTGCGGTCAAGACCATCACTATCCTCGCCATGGGTCAGGTGGACGGAGACCTGCTGACGGGCGTGTGCTATGTGGGCATATACAGCGTGGCGTCTCTGCGGGGCTTCGTCCTGGCGCCGCTCTTCGTTTACCTCTTCATCGGCACGTCGTTCCTTCTAGCAGGCTTCGTGTCGCTCTTCCGTATCCGCACCATCATGAAGCACGACGGCACGAAGACTGAGAAGCTGGAGAAGCTCATGGTGCGCATCGGGGTGTTCAGCGTGCTCTACACTGTGCCCGCTACCATCGTGATCGCCTGCTACTTCTACGAGCAGGCTTTCCGCGAGCACTGGGAAAAGACGTGGCACATGCAGACGTGCAAGCGCTTCGCTGTGCCCTGCCCGGCCGGCAACTTCGCGCCCATGTCGCCCGACTTCACCGTGTTCATGATCAAGTACCTGATGACCATGATCGTGGGTATCACGTCCGGATTCTGGATCTGGTCCGGCAAAACGCTGCAGTCGTGGCGCAGGTTTTATAAAAGACTCAGTAACAGTAACCAGGGCGAGACGACTGTATGA